The following proteins are co-located in the Rippkaea orientalis PCC 8801 genome:
- a CDS encoding GTPase, producing MKENQALHELATQANIGQRTLDEMNKILDQEENHLKIKTVAQRIPLGQQNEAIRQVLALAYIDGFFSPLEKEMIEEIVKIWNWPQNDLVHILEEAESFYPQSKDNNDNQEELSFAARFLKNQYTSVFSRSFIPIARKLAPETIGRTIERIEREILLSGPEYDEAIQQCAKIAQEDYKYAKIALNRTSDTLKKLEENLSNTIENLSNKTTSKGQANTAKEVAKQLNASQTALGEEIVKELENVNNTFKSKQRALSHFSIAFMGKTKAGKSTLHAILTNEGWNAIGVGKQRTTRQNRVYEWKNIRIIDTPGIGAPGGKTDEEIAQSVIDQCDIICYVVTNDSIQETEFGFMKLLKEKAKPLIILLNIKHNLRDPRRLEHFLNNSEKFFSKTGQSGLKGHFDRIYRYAKEHYNNDYFPIIPVMLLAAQMSLEPEHKLIKSQLFKVSKLQDFLDSIRESLIKHGTIRRSQTLLGSTVGEIVKPEQWVKQQVDIYQKLTDTLKDKRQYIQSDLQKAQRNAWEFLEKEIESIFQDAFNAIPNFAENHWQSNEIEMKNGWQRKMSSIRFEERLKTAFQEAQDNVNQEVQESLEEVGTELQMIAKLQSNNFKFTVQDTSDLVKNLMAFGGGLLAIAALFTPIAPIFGIVGGVMAMLAGFLKSRDQKRREAVQKISSSLRSQLQQQKIKTREQLKNSLNQYCNEVQQNLQNYFEDLIKGLDSIAIHLNNAKSHLSNATNYLNRAYAKRIVDWSLGKYEPLTDKKIKSTVARVTRDFGKSMTIDTKAQLTLHKSELEIKQILQEDICIKSITLNYQEILTMTQTKQSFNPAIVAEKFQKTCDQFSSLLKKGNQQQLNSLAENFAKELHKYQQEGILTVAFVGQYSGGKSTIISALTGKRDIKIDADIATDKTTNYDWNGIKLIDTPGLFTDRQDHDEITYEAINKADLLIFCLTYMLFDSITVENFKKLAYDKSYRWKMMLVINKMSDEAGEDKIKIANYRQSLAEALKPYKLDEFPISFIDAKDYCGGVDTNDDFFLEGSRFSTFIDELNKFVDHRGALARFDTPVRIALSFVEEAQLTAMRNSTEDSAFFEILNQLSRKVRKERSHLRTKVQNIAFKMSSAITGESSPLAAAVGGDEDFESLNNQAEINVQQHYERAENELQAVIDTAIIDIRSEVEEVLTGNLTQTFIACLEKSENISANNVNDNMNFDQLQNQVIDLKKIGEVVGIQLTQLATRGLLPTASKQGLLRSIDVAGSGLHRGVLTIGKFVGFKFKPWQAVNIAKNIGNAAKFLGPALALVLLVDDVRKVHEERKREKQMADVRRDITSEFQSLAKNLEHQIKLQLAEFEAQVYGEIEQQIALARQQQENSIIESNVWMKELVEIRTNFELILKYIITSLN from the coding sequence TTGAAAGAAAATCAAGCATTACATGAACTAGCTACTCAAGCTAATATAGGACAAAGGACTCTTGATGAAATGAATAAAATTCTTGATCAAGAGGAAAATCATCTTAAGATAAAAACTGTAGCCCAAAGAATACCTCTTGGTCAACAAAATGAAGCGATAAGACAAGTTTTGGCACTCGCTTATATTGACGGTTTCTTTTCTCCTCTGGAAAAAGAGATGATTGAGGAAATTGTCAAAATTTGGAACTGGCCACAGAATGATTTAGTGCATATTTTAGAAGAAGCAGAGAGCTTTTATCCTCAATCGAAGGATAACAACGATAATCAAGAAGAATTGTCTTTTGCAGCTCGTTTTCTAAAAAATCAATATACATCTGTATTTTCTCGTTCTTTTATCCCAATAGCAAGAAAACTTGCACCAGAAACAATTGGACGGACTATTGAGAGAATAGAGAGAGAAATTTTATTATCTGGACCCGAATATGATGAAGCTATTCAACAATGTGCCAAAATTGCTCAAGAAGATTATAAATATGCAAAAATAGCCCTCAACAGAACTTCCGATACATTAAAAAAATTAGAAGAAAACTTATCAAATACGATAGAAAACTTATCAAATAAAACCACCAGTAAAGGTCAAGCAAATACAGCTAAAGAAGTAGCAAAACAACTTAATGCTAGTCAAACAGCTTTAGGAGAAGAAATTGTTAAAGAATTAGAAAATGTTAACAATACCTTTAAATCAAAACAAAGGGCTTTAAGTCATTTTAGCATCGCTTTTATGGGAAAAACTAAAGCAGGTAAGAGTACACTTCATGCGATTCTTACTAATGAAGGTTGGAATGCTATAGGAGTTGGGAAACAAAGAACAACCAGACAAAACCGTGTTTATGAATGGAAAAATATTAGAATTATTGATACTCCCGGCATTGGTGCACCTGGTGGAAAAACAGATGAAGAAATTGCTCAAAGTGTCATCGATCAATGCGATATTATTTGTTATGTTGTTACTAATGATAGTATCCAAGAAACTGAATTTGGGTTTATGAAACTTCTGAAAGAAAAAGCTAAACCTTTAATTATTCTGTTGAATATTAAACACAACTTACGAGATCCCCGAAGATTAGAACATTTTTTGAACAATTCTGAAAAGTTTTTCTCCAAGACGGGGCAAAGTGGATTAAAAGGGCATTTTGATAGAATTTATCGCTATGCTAAAGAACATTATAATAACGATTATTTTCCAATTATTCCTGTTATGTTACTTGCGGCTCAAATGTCACTTGAACCAGAACACAAACTAATTAAATCTCAATTATTTAAAGTAAGTAAGCTTCAAGATTTTCTTGATTCGATTAGAGAATCATTAATTAAACATGGAACAATTAGAAGATCCCAAACCTTATTAGGTTCAACAGTAGGAGAAATTGTTAAACCTGAACAATGGGTAAAACAACAAGTTGATATATATCAAAAACTTACAGATACCTTAAAAGATAAACGCCAATATATTCAAAGTGATCTCCAAAAAGCCCAAAGAAATGCTTGGGAATTTTTAGAAAAAGAAATAGAATCTATTTTCCAAGACGCTTTTAATGCTATTCCTAATTTTGCAGAAAATCATTGGCAATCTAATGAGATAGAAATGAAAAACGGATGGCAACGCAAAATGAGTTCAATTCGTTTTGAAGAAAGATTAAAAACTGCCTTCCAAGAAGCACAAGATAATGTTAATCAAGAAGTACAAGAATCTCTCGAAGAAGTCGGAACTGAATTACAAATGATTGCTAAACTACAAAGCAATAACTTTAAATTTACTGTTCAGGATACCAGTGATTTAGTGAAAAATTTAATGGCATTTGGGGGTGGTTTATTAGCTATAGCAGCATTATTTACACCAATAGCTCCAATTTTCGGGATTGTAGGAGGTGTTATGGCAATGTTAGCAGGTTTTTTAAAATCAAGAGATCAAAAACGTCGTGAAGCAGTGCAAAAAATATCCAGTAGTTTAAGGAGTCAACTCCAGCAACAGAAAATAAAAACTCGTGAACAATTAAAAAATAGTCTCAATCAATATTGTAATGAGGTTCAGCAGAATCTACAAAATTATTTTGAGGACTTGATTAAAGGATTAGATAGTATCGCTATACATCTCAATAATGCTAAATCCCATTTAAGTAATGCTACCAATTATCTAAACCGTGCTTATGCTAAAAGAATTGTTGATTGGAGTTTAGGAAAATATGAACCATTAACAGATAAAAAAATTAAATCAACTGTTGCTAGAGTTACAAGAGATTTTGGGAAGTCTATGACTATTGATACCAAAGCTCAACTCACTTTACACAAATCTGAATTAGAAATTAAACAAATTCTTCAAGAAGACATCTGTATCAAATCTATCACTCTTAATTATCAGGAGATATTAACCATGACACAAACAAAACAAAGCTTTAATCCTGCCATCGTTGCTGAAAAATTCCAAAAAACTTGCGATCAATTTTCAAGTTTATTAAAGAAAGGCAACCAGCAACAATTAAATAGTCTTGCCGAAAATTTTGCAAAAGAGTTGCATAAATATCAACAAGAAGGGATTCTTACGGTTGCTTTTGTTGGACAATATAGTGGAGGTAAATCAACCATAATTTCTGCTTTAACAGGGAAAAGAGACATTAAAATTGATGCGGATATAGCAACTGATAAAACCACCAATTATGATTGGAATGGTATTAAGTTAATTGATACTCCAGGTCTGTTTACAGATCGTCAAGATCACGATGAAATTACTTATGAGGCGATTAATAAAGCAGATTTGTTAATTTTTTGTCTAACCTATATGCTTTTCGATTCTATAACAGTAGAAAATTTTAAAAAACTAGCATACGATAAAAGTTATCGATGGAAAATGATGCTAGTTATCAATAAAATGTCCGATGAAGCTGGAGAAGATAAAATCAAAATAGCTAATTATCGTCAGAGTTTAGCAGAAGCATTAAAACCCTATAAACTTGATGAATTTCCTATCTCCTTTATTGATGCTAAAGATTATTGTGGAGGTGTAGATACCAATGATGATTTTTTTTTAGAGGGGAGTCGTTTTTCTACCTTTATTGATGAGTTAAATAAATTTGTTGATCATCGTGGTGCTTTAGCTCGTTTTGATACTCCTGTAAGGATTGCTCTTAGCTTTGTTGAAGAAGCTCAATTAACAGCTATGCGAAATTCAACAGAAGATAGTGCTTTTTTTGAAATTCTTAATCAACTATCTCGCAAAGTAAGAAAAGAACGTAGTCATTTACGAACCAAAGTTCAAAATATCGCCTTTAAAATGTCCTCTGCAATTACTGGAGAAAGTTCACCCTTAGCAGCAGCCGTAGGAGGTGATGAAGATTTTGAAAGCTTGAATAACCAGGCTGAAATTAATGTTCAACAACATTATGAACGAGCAGAAAATGAATTACAAGCTGTTATTGATACAGCTATTATAGATATTCGGTCTGAAGTTGAAGAAGTATTAACAGGTAATTTGACTCAAACTTTCATTGCTTGCTTGGAAAAAAGCGAAAATATTTCAGCCAATAATGTCAATGATAATATGAATTTTGATCAATTACAAAATCAGGTTATTGACCTAAAAAAGATTGGTGAAGTTGTAGGTATTCAACTGACTCAACTAGCCACTAGAGGTCTTTTACCAACTGCATCAAAACAAGGATTGTTGCGTTCTATTGATGTTGCTGGTAGTGGCTTACATCGAGGAGTTTTAACTATCGGTAAATTTGTTGGCTTTAAATTCAAACCCTGGCAGGCTGTTAATATTGCGAAAAATATTGGCAATGCTGCTAAATTTCTTGGTCCAGCCTTAGCTTTAGTTTTGCTGGTAGATGATGTGAGAAAAGTTCATGAAGAACGCAAAAGAGAAAAGCAAATGGCTGATGTTCGCCGTGATATTACCAGTGAGTTTCAATCTTTGGCTAAAAATTTAGAACATCAAATTAAGTTACAGCTTGCTGAATTTGAAGCACAAGTTTATGGAGAAATAGAACAACAAATTGCTTTAGCCCGTCAACAACAAGAAAATAGTATTATAGAATCTAATGTTTGGATGAAAGAACTTGTAGAAATCAGAACCAATTTTGAACTGATTCTCAAGTATATTATTACTAGCTTAAATTAA
- a CDS encoding efflux RND transporter permease subunit: protein MDFFIKRPVFATVCALVILLVGIICLLTLPVARFPDISPTTIEVQATYSGASAEVVENAVTNILERQINGVEGLRYLTSSSSNNGTSTISAVFDASRNKDIAAVDIQNQVSIVESQLPQEVQQSGISVTKQSNNFLLGIALYSDDNRYDNVFLSNYADRYLVDNLKRIKGVSNIQIFGERRYAMRLWLDANRLASRGLTTQDVVDALSKQNRQVGAGKIGGEPAIEGQQYQLDLRAVSQLTTPEEFNNLLLKTDENGAIIRLKDVGRAELGAQDYNTFLRYRGQDAIGMGVLQLTGSNALDVAHKVKEEIKKIALSFPPGLKYTIAFDTTQFVEESLAEVVNTIIMSVVLVVLVILLFLQNWRTTLIPSLTIPFALFGTFAFVKFFGFSINTLTLFGLSLGTGMVVDDAIIVVEQISRYIEDQGMSPYEATIQAMRELFSAVIATSLVLMAVFIPVAFFPGTTGALYQQFALTIAFSITISTFLAVTLTPALCALILRKGQGFPGWVGVMFHRFNEFLDWVRRQYRRSLLGLVQIKRLMVGVFILLLGLTAWLYLKVPTAFLPDEDQGYFLTIIKAPDGVSLQYTNEVMRKVETAILEEPEIDGTFAIAGFSVTGSSANDAVIFSPLKPFSERRSPQNSAQAVIGRLWGKFPQIPEAQIFPVNPPSIQGLGSFSGFNFQLQDRSGSEDISTLVEAAGQLLGLANQSPQLAGAFSRFSANTPQLLIEVNRNKAQALQVSIDDIFSTLQTALGSRYVNDFTLQQRTYRVYVQADREFRSNPDDIKKLYVRSATGQMIPLSNLVKVTSTVGPQTINHYNLYRSTEINGDAAPGVSSGQAMQAMAMAAKQALPQGFGYEWSGISLEEIESGGLAPIIFGLGLIFVFLVLAAQYENYIDPFIILLAVPLAILGALIAQSLRGFPNDIYCQIGLVMLIGLASKNSILIVEFANQLREEGLPIVKAAVEAAQERLRPIVMTAFSTLLGTLPLMIATGAGSGSRQSLGTAVFGGMFIATFLSLFLVPILYIMVKIMTEKISNSSLENRE, encoded by the coding sequence ATGGATTTTTTTATCAAACGCCCCGTTTTTGCCACTGTTTGCGCTTTAGTTATCCTACTGGTGGGAATAATTTGTTTATTAACCTTACCAGTCGCTCGCTTTCCTGATATTAGTCCGACAACGATTGAAGTACAAGCCACCTATAGCGGCGCAAGTGCAGAAGTCGTCGAAAATGCCGTAACCAATATTCTAGAACGACAAATTAATGGGGTAGAAGGACTCAGATACCTGACATCAAGTAGCAGTAACAACGGAACCAGTACTATTAGTGCTGTCTTTGATGCTTCGCGCAATAAAGACATCGCCGCCGTTGATATTCAAAATCAAGTCTCTATCGTTGAATCGCAACTGCCCCAAGAGGTACAACAGTCAGGTATCTCTGTGACCAAACAATCGAATAATTTTTTGTTGGGAATCGCCTTATATAGTGACGATAATCGATACGATAACGTTTTCTTGAGTAATTACGCCGATCGCTACCTCGTTGATAATTTAAAACGTATTAAAGGGGTCAGTAATATTCAGATTTTTGGGGAACGTCGCTATGCTATGCGTCTTTGGCTTGATGCCAACCGTTTAGCGAGTCGGGGACTCACCACCCAAGATGTGGTAGATGCCCTGTCTAAACAAAATCGACAAGTAGGGGCAGGAAAAATTGGCGGTGAACCTGCCATTGAAGGGCAACAATATCAACTCGATCTTAGGGCAGTCAGTCAATTAACAACCCCTGAAGAATTTAACAATCTGTTGCTCAAAACCGATGAAAACGGCGCAATAATTCGCTTAAAAGACGTAGGACGCGCAGAATTAGGAGCCCAAGATTATAACACCTTCCTGCGGTACCGTGGCCAAGACGCGATCGGGATGGGGGTTTTACAGCTAACGGGCTCAAATGCCCTCGACGTTGCCCACAAAGTCAAAGAGGAAATAAAAAAAATCGCCCTTTCCTTTCCCCCTGGACTGAAATACACTATCGCTTTTGATACCACGCAATTTGTTGAAGAATCTCTAGCGGAAGTTGTTAACACGATTATCATGTCTGTGGTGTTAGTTGTGTTAGTTATCCTCCTATTTCTGCAAAACTGGCGCACGACTCTGATTCCTTCTTTAACGATTCCCTTTGCCTTATTCGGAACCTTTGCTTTTGTTAAATTCTTTGGTTTTTCGATCAATACTTTAACCCTATTTGGCTTGAGTTTAGGGACAGGAATGGTCGTCGATGATGCGATTATTGTGGTTGAACAAATCAGTCGCTACATTGAAGATCAGGGGATGTCTCCCTATGAAGCGACTATTCAAGCCATGAGAGAATTATTTAGCGCAGTCATTGCGACCTCTTTGGTGTTAATGGCAGTATTTATCCCTGTCGCTTTCTTTCCTGGGACAACAGGGGCATTATATCAACAATTTGCCTTAACTATTGCTTTTTCCATCACTATCTCCACCTTTCTCGCTGTCACCTTAACCCCTGCCTTGTGTGCTTTAATTCTCAGGAAAGGACAAGGGTTTCCCGGGTGGGTCGGGGTGATGTTCCATCGCTTTAATGAGTTTTTAGACTGGGTTAGACGACAATATCGGCGATCGCTTTTAGGGTTAGTCCAGATTAAACGGTTAATGGTGGGAGTCTTTATTCTTTTACTAGGCCTAACCGCTTGGCTTTATCTGAAAGTTCCTACCGCGTTCCTCCCCGATGAAGATCAAGGCTATTTTCTAACCATTATCAAAGCTCCTGACGGCGTATCGCTGCAATATACCAATGAGGTGATGCGAAAAGTGGAAACCGCAATTTTAGAAGAACCCGAAATTGACGGAACTTTTGCGATCGCCGGGTTTAGCGTCACCGGAAGTAGTGCCAATGATGCGGTCATTTTTAGCCCCCTCAAGCCTTTTTCTGAACGCCGCAGTCCCCAAAATTCAGCCCAAGCGGTTATTGGACGACTTTGGGGAAAATTTCCCCAAATACCTGAAGCCCAAATTTTCCCGGTTAACCCCCCATCTATCCAGGGATTAGGCAGTTTTAGCGGGTTTAACTTCCAATTACAAGATCGCTCAGGGTCCGAAGATATCAGCACGCTAGTCGAGGCCGCCGGGCAATTATTAGGATTAGCCAATCAAAGTCCCCAATTAGCCGGAGCTTTTAGTCGGTTTTCTGCTAATACTCCCCAATTATTAATCGAAGTGAACCGCAATAAAGCTCAAGCCCTCCAGGTTTCTATTGATGATATTTTCAGTACTCTCCAAACCGCGTTAGGGTCACGGTATGTCAATGATTTCACCCTCCAACAACGAACCTATCGGGTTTATGTGCAAGCTGATCGAGAATTTAGATCGAACCCCGATGATATTAAAAAGCTCTATGTTCGCTCAGCAACGGGTCAAATGATTCCTCTGTCTAACTTAGTGAAGGTGACTTCTACGGTCGGACCCCAAACAATTAATCATTATAATCTCTACCGCTCTACTGAAATTAACGGCGATGCAGCCCCTGGAGTTAGTTCTGGACAAGCCATGCAAGCAATGGCAATGGCAGCCAAACAAGCTCTACCGCAAGGGTTTGGTTATGAATGGTCAGGAATTTCTTTAGAAGAAATCGAATCAGGAGGTTTAGCTCCGATTATTTTCGGATTAGGCTTAATTTTTGTCTTTTTAGTCCTAGCAGCCCAATATGAAAATTATATCGATCCATTTATTATTCTTTTGGCGGTTCCTTTAGCCATTTTAGGTGCATTAATTGCTCAAAGTTTACGCGGATTTCCTAATGATATTTACTGTCAAATTGGGTTAGTTATGTTGATTGGATTAGCTAGTAAAAATTCGATTCTTATTGTAGAATTTGCTAACCAATTACGGGAAGAAGGTTTACCTATTGTGAAAGCCGCCGTAGAAGCTGCCCAAGAACGACTCAGACCCATTGTTATGACAGCTTTTTCAACTTTATTAGGGACTTTACCCTTAATGATTGCAACAGGAGCCGGATCCGGAAGTCGTCAATCTTTAGGAACAGCCGTTTTTGGGGGAATGTTTATCGCTACTTTTTTAAGTTTATTTCTCGTTCCTATTTTGTATATTATGGTTAAAATAATGACTGAAAAAATCTCAAATTCGAGCCTAGAAAATAGGGAATAA